Proteins found in one Oribacterium sp. oral taxon 102 genomic segment:
- a CDS encoding Maf family protein has protein sequence MNPDSTEKRIVLASQSPRRIQLLRIIGIDAEVMPSGIPKQIRSEKPEAVVSALSEEKARDVAARCPGRLVIAADTVVSIDGQILGKPKSPEEACAMLRRLSGRTHQVYTGVTLLSGEKEERFVEKTEVTFQVLTDEEIRTYVRSGDPMDKAGAYGIQGSFAKHVRGISGDYYNVVGLPLARLYDALKRF, from the coding sequence ATGAATCCAGACTCCACAGAAAAAAGAATCGTCCTCGCCTCACAGTCCCCACGGCGAATCCAGCTGCTTCGAATAATCGGAATCGATGCAGAGGTGATGCCCAGCGGCATTCCGAAGCAGATCCGCTCCGAGAAACCGGAGGCAGTCGTTTCTGCACTTTCCGAAGAAAAGGCAAGGGATGTCGCCGCGCGCTGCCCGGGGCGGCTCGTGATCGCCGCCGATACGGTCGTTTCCATCGACGGGCAGATCCTCGGAAAGCCGAAAAGCCCCGAGGAGGCGTGCGCCATGCTCCGCCGCCTGTCCGGACGGACACATCAGGTATACACCGGCGTGACGCTGCTCTCCGGCGAAAAGGAGGAGCGCTTTGTCGAGAAGACCGAGGTAACGTTTCAGGTGCTCACGGACGAGGAAATCCGCACCTACGTTCGCTCCGGAGATCCGATGGACAAAGCGGGCGCCTACGGGATTCAGGGCAGCTTCGCGAAGCATGTCCGCGGGATATCCGGCGACTATTACAATGTCGTCGGACTTCCGCTCGCGCGTCTCTATGACGCGCTGAAGCGCTTTTAG